Proteins encoded within one genomic window of Couchioplanes caeruleus:
- a CDS encoding response regulator transcription factor: MVGDRPAVRVLVVAADLVRGAGLASLLRRAGGIDVIGETCEESAALRQASDDRPDVVVLDGPSWWAGRACAAVSAHGPVLLVGDRAPRPHAAGHLVAGEFSVAELAGSVRRIAAGRRSAPPKIPTTTRFGLSRREGEVMEHVLRGVDNGEIAQRLFISEKTVKNHVNHIFRKLRARTRAEAIARWLGLAVTS, translated from the coding sequence GTGGTAGGCGATCGTCCCGCCGTACGGGTGTTGGTCGTCGCCGCCGATCTGGTGCGCGGTGCCGGGCTGGCCTCGTTGCTGCGGCGGGCCGGCGGGATAGACGTGATCGGCGAGACCTGCGAGGAGTCGGCGGCGCTGCGGCAGGCGAGCGACGACCGGCCGGACGTGGTGGTGCTCGACGGTCCAAGTTGGTGGGCGGGCCGCGCCTGCGCCGCCGTGTCGGCCCACGGGCCCGTCCTGCTCGTCGGCGACCGGGCGCCGCGGCCGCACGCCGCGGGGCACCTGGTGGCCGGCGAGTTCTCCGTCGCCGAGTTGGCCGGCTCGGTGCGCCGGATCGCCGCGGGCCGCCGGAGCGCGCCTCCGAAGATCCCGACGACGACGCGGTTCGGACTGTCCCGGCGGGAGGGTGAGGTGATGGAGCACGTCCTGCGCGGGGTGGACAACGGTGAGATCGCCCAGCGGCTGTTCATCAGCGAGAAGACGGTGAAGAACCACGTCAATCACATCTTCCGCAAGCTGCGGGCGAGGACCCGCGCCGAGGCGATCGCCCGCTGGCTCGGCCTCGCCGTCACGTCCTGA
- a CDS encoding BTAD domain-containing putative transcriptional regulator, which produces MRFGLLGTLLVEEAGSPRPVSAPRQRVLLATLLLRANTVVPADELAELIWENQPPRRARGALHNHVMRLRKCLGERAGARLRTRPPGYLFEVTDDELDLRQFTTRCDDGRAAARALDWPAAAALMRDALSLWRGTALVDVPSEVLRRDEGGRLAELRIQAVEGRVEADLRLGRHDEVIPELHGLIAEHPLREKLRGQLMQALHRSGRNAEALALYPRFREELVEALGVEPGPELQHLHQRILRSEPAPAAPAPAATHPVVRDHPVELSTLEELAAAARAGSPGLICVEGPDGIGKSALLHEWAARERGRGTTVLRATCAESEQGWAFAAVRQLLHPVSTLPEAEREPLFAGQAALALRVLAFQAPAEATPPVPSALLLHALYWLLVNLTERGPVILVVDDLHRIDPPSLRWLSYLGRRLAGMPVLLVLARRSGEDDPQLAELLSQGGCRTLTVGPLDRTGVARMVRAAMGAEADDRFCESCREASGGNPLFLAELLRTIGESGLRPTADNAGQVHEYGAQALTRGIVDRLAREPDRPRRVAVTLAVLGDDASRTTLATVAELSDFDLAEQLRRLEALGVLGTADPPRFRHRLVRPAVLSTMSPAELTAAHVRAARVRYDEGAPSEVVAGHLMHADHVDGRWPAEVLQDAAQLARGRGAPDVAVRFLRRALREPLDKPQRMRVLLALGTDLLFHNPAGAARHLRDSLTLMTDTEQRGRTAGLLANALLVAGRGPEAVAVLEEAVRELGDAADAPAARRELALLLQAQLIQVAYENVSTIPVVRARLHDLAAAPPRGDTPGERALLAALSLDGLAGHLSAERTGELLGRALHGGLQLHGPAGVLFALAAIGLLTADRLAEASGWFREIGEQAASSGSPYLSIISRFGSASIASLRGDVMSSLDVAQTVLELTPLDLGYSVLPFVALAVNAQIELGDVAAAEKTLRRHGTVHAPDAAWDRGRFLLMRGRLRVAAGDLAGGLAALLECGSAQAAAGIVNPAVAPWRSQAALAYAALDQPGPARELAAEELVFARRWGTPRAIGVSLRSLGVVTGGDEGLALLAEAVTELQRSPSRLEEARARYELGRCQLGAGQRATALDNLRSAAGLARQCGARALLSGVRQTLALAGTALGPRWRDRPADRLDPVGRHLAGLAAGGLSDAEIAQLLFTTRGTVRDRLSEASRSLGVDRSGLREALVGSATSSPPARQKSSSKLTVPETPT; this is translated from the coding sequence GTGCGGTTCGGTCTGTTAGGAACGCTGCTGGTCGAGGAAGCCGGATCGCCGCGACCGGTGTCGGCCCCCCGGCAACGGGTCCTTCTCGCCACTTTGCTGCTCCGGGCCAACACGGTGGTGCCGGCGGACGAACTGGCGGAGTTGATCTGGGAGAACCAGCCGCCCCGCAGGGCGCGGGGCGCGCTGCACAACCACGTGATGCGGCTCCGCAAGTGCCTCGGCGAGCGGGCCGGGGCACGGCTGCGCACCCGGCCGCCCGGCTACCTCTTCGAGGTCACGGACGACGAGCTGGACCTGCGGCAGTTCACCACGCGGTGTGACGACGGCCGCGCGGCCGCGCGCGCCCTCGACTGGCCGGCCGCGGCCGCGCTGATGCGGGACGCGCTGTCGCTCTGGCGCGGTACGGCCCTCGTGGACGTTCCGTCCGAAGTGTTGCGCCGCGACGAGGGCGGACGCCTGGCGGAGCTGCGGATCCAGGCCGTCGAGGGGCGCGTCGAGGCGGACCTCCGGCTCGGCCGGCACGACGAGGTCATCCCGGAGCTGCACGGCCTCATCGCCGAACATCCGCTGCGCGAGAAGCTTCGCGGCCAGCTCATGCAGGCCCTGCACCGGTCCGGCCGCAACGCCGAGGCGCTCGCCCTCTATCCGCGATTCCGGGAGGAACTCGTCGAGGCGCTCGGCGTGGAACCGGGCCCCGAGCTGCAGCACCTGCACCAGCGGATCCTGCGCTCCGAGCCGGCCCCGGCCGCACCGGCGCCGGCCGCCACCCATCCGGTCGTGCGGGACCACCCCGTCGAGCTCTCCACTCTGGAGGAGCTCGCGGCGGCGGCCCGCGCCGGTAGTCCCGGCCTGATCTGCGTGGAGGGGCCGGACGGCATCGGCAAGAGCGCCCTGCTGCACGAGTGGGCGGCACGCGAGCGCGGCCGGGGTACGACGGTGCTGCGCGCCACCTGCGCCGAGTCCGAGCAGGGATGGGCGTTCGCCGCGGTACGGCAGCTGCTCCACCCGGTATCAACCCTTCCGGAGGCCGAGCGCGAACCACTCTTCGCCGGGCAGGCCGCGCTCGCCCTGCGGGTCCTGGCCTTTCAGGCCCCGGCGGAGGCGACTCCGCCGGTGCCGTCGGCCCTGCTGCTGCACGCGCTGTACTGGCTGCTCGTGAACCTCACCGAGCGCGGGCCGGTGATCCTCGTGGTGGACGACCTGCACCGGATCGACCCGCCGTCGCTGCGCTGGCTGTCGTACCTGGGGCGCCGGCTGGCCGGGATGCCGGTGCTGCTCGTGCTGGCCCGCCGGTCCGGCGAGGACGACCCGCAGCTCGCCGAGCTGCTGTCGCAGGGAGGCTGCCGGACCCTGACGGTGGGCCCACTCGACCGGACCGGCGTCGCCCGCATGGTCCGGGCCGCGATGGGCGCCGAGGCCGACGACCGATTCTGCGAGTCGTGCCGCGAGGCTTCCGGCGGCAACCCGCTGTTCCTCGCCGAGCTGCTGCGGACGATCGGCGAGAGCGGGCTGCGCCCGACGGCGGACAACGCCGGCCAGGTCCACGAGTACGGCGCCCAGGCGCTCACCCGTGGCATCGTGGACCGGCTGGCCCGCGAACCGGATCGGCCGCGGCGGGTCGCCGTTACGCTCGCCGTGCTCGGCGACGACGCGAGCCGCACGACCCTCGCCACGGTGGCCGAGCTGAGCGACTTCGACCTGGCGGAGCAGTTGCGCCGGCTGGAGGCGCTCGGCGTTCTGGGTACGGCGGACCCGCCCCGCTTCCGCCACCGCCTCGTCCGCCCCGCCGTGCTCAGCACCATGAGCCCGGCCGAGCTGACCGCCGCGCACGTCCGGGCGGCGCGGGTGCGCTACGACGAGGGCGCTCCGAGCGAGGTGGTCGCCGGCCACCTCATGCACGCCGACCATGTGGACGGCCGGTGGCCGGCCGAGGTGCTCCAGGACGCGGCGCAGCTCGCTCGGGGCCGGGGGGCACCGGACGTCGCCGTGCGGTTCCTGCGACGCGCGCTGCGGGAGCCGCTCGACAAACCGCAGCGGATGCGGGTGCTGCTCGCGCTCGGCACCGACCTGTTGTTCCACAATCCCGCCGGGGCGGCCCGCCACCTCCGCGACTCTCTGACGTTGATGACGGACACCGAACAGCGCGGCCGTACCGCGGGCCTGCTCGCCAACGCCCTTCTGGTAGCCGGACGCGGCCCCGAGGCGGTGGCGGTGCTCGAGGAAGCCGTGCGTGAGCTGGGCGACGCCGCCGACGCCCCGGCAGCGCGACGCGAATTGGCGCTGCTGCTGCAGGCGCAGCTCATCCAGGTCGCGTACGAGAACGTGTCGACCATCCCGGTGGTCCGGGCGCGCCTGCACGACCTCGCCGCCGCACCGCCTCGCGGTGACACCCCCGGGGAGCGGGCCCTGCTCGCCGCGCTGTCGCTCGACGGACTCGCCGGGCACCTCAGCGCCGAACGGACCGGCGAGTTGCTCGGCCGCGCCCTGCACGGCGGGCTGCAACTGCACGGCCCGGCCGGGGTGCTGTTCGCCCTGGCCGCGATCGGGCTGCTCACGGCGGACCGACTCGCCGAGGCATCCGGCTGGTTCCGCGAGATCGGCGAGCAGGCCGCCTCCAGCGGCTCACCGTATCTGTCCATCATCTCGAGATTCGGCAGCGCCTCGATCGCGAGCCTGCGCGGCGACGTGATGTCGTCGCTCGACGTCGCGCAGACGGTCCTGGAGCTGACGCCGCTCGACCTCGGCTACTCGGTACTGCCGTTCGTGGCACTCGCCGTGAACGCGCAGATCGAGCTCGGTGACGTGGCCGCCGCGGAGAAGACTCTGCGCCGGCACGGCACCGTGCACGCGCCCGACGCGGCCTGGGACCGGGGCCGGTTCCTGCTGATGCGGGGACGGCTGCGGGTGGCGGCCGGCGACCTCGCGGGCGGACTGGCGGCCCTGCTCGAATGCGGCAGTGCCCAGGCGGCCGCCGGCATCGTCAACCCCGCCGTCGCACCGTGGCGGTCCCAGGCGGCCCTGGCCTACGCCGCCCTGGACCAGCCCGGCCCCGCCCGCGAACTCGCCGCCGAGGAGTTGGTGTTCGCCCGCCGCTGGGGCACCCCCCGCGCCATCGGCGTCAGCCTGCGCAGCCTCGGCGTGGTCACCGGCGGCGATGAGGGGCTGGCCCTGCTCGCCGAGGCGGTCACCGAGCTCCAGCGGTCGCCGTCGCGGCTGGAGGAGGCCAGGGCCCGCTACGAGCTGGGGCGTTGCCAACTCGGCGCGGGCCAGCGGGCGACGGCACTCGACAACCTGCGGAGTGCCGCCGGCCTTGCCCGGCAATGTGGCGCGCGGGCTCTGCTCTCCGGCGTACGGCAGACTCTCGCCCTGGCCGGGACGGCACTGGGCCCGAGGTGGCGCGACCGCCCGGCGGACCGGTTGGACCCGGTCGGACGGCATCTGGCCGGCCTTGCCGCCGGCGGTCTCAGCGACGCGGAGATCGCCCAACTGCTGTTCACCACGCGCGGCACGGTCCGCGACCGGCTGTCCGAGGCGAGCCGGTCGCTCGGCGTCGACCGATCCGGCCTGCGCGAGGCACTGGTCGGATCGGCGACGTCCTCGCCTCCAGCCCGTCAGAAGTCGTCGTCGAAGCTCACCGTGCCGGAGACGCCGACCTGA
- a CDS encoding ribonucleotide-diphosphate reductase subunit beta: MLLDPGMDLTLRPMKYPHFFDRFKDAIKNTWTVEEVDLHSDLADLAKLSPAEQHLVSRLVAFFATGDTIVANNLVLNLYQHVNSPEGRLYLSRQLFEEAVHVQFYLNLLDTYVPDLDERAAAFAAVDNIPSIARKAEFCFKWIDSVFELRALVSKEDRRAFLLNLICFAACIEGLFFYGAFAYVYYLRSRGLLHGLASGTNWVFRDESMHMAFAFDVVDQVRAEEPDLFDAEMERQVRDMLTEAVECEVQFAADLLEQGVSGMSLADMRQYLQHVADRRLVTLGIAPVYGSGNPFAFMELQDVQELSNFFERRVSAYQVGVSGTVSFDDDF, encoded by the coding sequence ATGCTGCTCGATCCCGGAATGGACCTGACCCTGCGGCCGATGAAGTACCCGCACTTCTTCGACCGCTTCAAGGACGCCATCAAGAACACCTGGACCGTCGAGGAGGTCGACCTGCACTCCGACCTCGCCGACCTGGCCAAGCTGAGCCCCGCCGAGCAGCACCTCGTCTCGCGGTTGGTGGCGTTCTTCGCCACCGGGGACACCATCGTGGCGAACAACCTGGTGCTCAACCTCTACCAGCACGTCAACTCCCCGGAGGGCCGGCTCTATCTGTCCCGGCAGCTCTTCGAGGAGGCGGTGCACGTCCAGTTCTACCTGAACCTGCTGGACACGTACGTGCCCGACCTCGACGAGCGCGCGGCCGCGTTCGCCGCCGTCGACAACATCCCGTCGATCGCCCGCAAGGCCGAGTTCTGCTTCAAGTGGATCGACTCGGTCTTCGAGCTGCGTGCGCTCGTCTCCAAAGAGGACCGACGCGCGTTCCTGCTCAACCTCATCTGCTTCGCCGCGTGCATCGAGGGCCTGTTCTTCTACGGCGCTTTCGCGTACGTGTACTACCTGCGTTCCCGCGGCCTGCTGCACGGCCTCGCGTCCGGCACCAACTGGGTGTTCCGCGACGAGAGCATGCACATGGCGTTCGCGTTCGACGTGGTCGACCAGGTTCGGGCCGAGGAACCCGACCTGTTCGACGCCGAGATGGAGCGGCAGGTCCGCGACATGCTGACCGAGGCCGTCGAGTGCGAGGTCCAGTTCGCCGCCGACCTGCTCGAGCAGGGTGTCTCGGGGATGAGCCTGGCGGACATGCGCCAATACCTGCAGCACGTCGCCGACCGGCGGCTCGTCACGCTCGGCATCGCACCGGTGTACGGCAGCGGGAACCCGTTCGCCTTCATGGAGCTCCAGGACGTGCAGGAGCTGTCGAACTTCTTCGAGCGGCGGGTGTCGGCGTATCAGGTCGGCGTCTCCGGCACGGTGAGCTTCGACGACGACTTCTGA
- a CDS encoding ribonucleoside-diphosphate reductase subunit alpha — MTLTPGKTALPEQRRHTMRVRKRNGDLAPVDVDRIVKAVERWAEDLDEVDPLRVATRTISGLYDGATTAELDRLSIQTAAELIGEEPQYSRLAARLLAAFVDKEVRGQGVESFSQSIRHAHTQGLIGDETAAFVARHARELDDAVDLDGDLRFEYFGLRTVADRYLLRHPQSRLVVETPQFWLLRVACGLSGTPGEAIGFYRLMSSLAYLPSSPTLFNSGTRHTQMSSCFLVDSPRDELDSIYERYHQVAKLSKFSGGIGISWSRVRGRGALIRGTNGRSNGIVPFLKTLDAGVAAVNQGGRRKGAACVYLEPWHPDIEEFLELRDNTGEDARRTHNLNLANWIPDEFMRRVEADAEWSLIDPTDAPELPDLFGEEFDEAYRRAEKKAVKTVKARELYGRMMRTLAQTGNGWMTFKDPSNRLSNQTGSPGNTIHLSNLCTEILEVNSDAETAVCNLGSINLGAHVTADGGVDWERLRATVRTAVVFLDRVIDINYYPAEQAGVSNPRWRPVGLGLMGLQDAFFMLRLPFDSAEAKELSTRVQEEIFLTALETSAGLAERFGAHPAYPETRAAKGDLHPYLWGAEPAQTGRWSRLKTRVQESGLRNSLLVAIAPTATIASIAGCYECIEPQVSNLFKRETMSGEFLQVNTYLVRELKARGLWTAPVRDRIKRAEGSVQQITELPAEVRELFRTAWELPQRALIDLAAARAPYIDQSQSLNLFLSAPTIGKLSSMYLYAWKSGLKTSYYLRSRPATRIQQATVAVTPAEVCSLENPESCEACQ; from the coding sequence ATGACACTCACACCGGGAAAGACCGCGCTGCCGGAGCAGCGGCGGCACACGATGCGGGTCCGCAAACGCAACGGCGACCTGGCGCCGGTCGACGTCGACAGGATCGTGAAAGCGGTCGAGCGGTGGGCTGAGGACCTGGACGAGGTCGATCCGCTGCGGGTGGCGACGAGGACCATCAGCGGTCTGTACGACGGCGCCACCACGGCGGAGCTGGACAGGTTGTCGATCCAGACGGCGGCGGAGCTCATCGGCGAGGAGCCGCAGTATTCGAGGCTCGCGGCGCGGCTCCTGGCGGCCTTCGTGGACAAGGAGGTCCGCGGGCAGGGCGTCGAGAGCTTCAGTCAGTCGATCCGCCACGCACACACGCAGGGACTGATCGGCGACGAGACCGCGGCGTTCGTGGCCCGCCACGCCCGCGAGCTGGACGACGCGGTCGACCTCGACGGGGATCTGCGGTTCGAGTATTTCGGCCTGCGGACCGTCGCCGACCGTTATCTGCTGCGGCATCCGCAGTCGCGGCTGGTGGTGGAGACGCCGCAGTTCTGGCTGCTGCGGGTGGCGTGCGGGCTGTCCGGGACGCCCGGCGAGGCGATCGGCTTCTACCGGCTGATGTCCAGCCTGGCCTACCTGCCGAGTTCGCCGACGCTGTTCAACTCCGGTACCCGGCATACACAGATGTCGTCGTGCTTCCTGGTCGACTCGCCCCGCGACGAGCTCGACTCGATCTACGAGCGGTACCACCAGGTGGCGAAGCTGTCGAAGTTCTCCGGCGGCATCGGCATCTCCTGGTCTCGGGTCCGCGGCCGGGGTGCCCTGATCCGCGGCACCAACGGCAGGTCCAACGGCATCGTCCCGTTCCTGAAGACGCTCGACGCCGGCGTGGCCGCGGTCAACCAGGGTGGCCGGCGCAAGGGTGCGGCCTGCGTCTATCTCGAGCCATGGCATCCGGACATCGAGGAGTTCCTGGAGCTGCGCGACAACACGGGCGAGGACGCCCGCCGCACCCACAACCTCAACCTGGCCAACTGGATCCCCGACGAGTTCATGCGCCGGGTCGAGGCCGACGCCGAGTGGTCGCTGATCGACCCCACCGATGCCCCCGAACTGCCCGACCTGTTCGGCGAGGAGTTCGACGAGGCCTACCGGCGGGCGGAGAAGAAGGCGGTCAAGACCGTCAAGGCGCGGGAACTGTACGGACGCATGATGCGCACGCTCGCGCAGACCGGCAACGGCTGGATGACGTTCAAGGACCCGTCGAACCGGTTGTCCAATCAGACCGGTTCCCCGGGCAACACGATCCACCTGTCGAACCTGTGTACGGAGATCCTCGAGGTCAACTCCGACGCCGAGACGGCGGTCTGCAACCTCGGGTCGATCAACCTCGGTGCGCACGTGACCGCCGACGGCGGGGTGGACTGGGAGCGGCTGCGCGCCACGGTCCGTACCGCGGTGGTGTTCCTGGATCGGGTCATCGACATCAACTACTACCCGGCCGAGCAGGCCGGGGTGTCGAACCCGCGGTGGCGGCCGGTCGGGCTCGGGCTGATGGGCTTGCAGGACGCGTTCTTCATGCTGCGGCTGCCGTTCGACTCGGCCGAGGCGAAGGAGCTGTCCACCCGGGTGCAGGAGGAGATCTTCCTGACCGCCCTGGAGACCTCCGCCGGCCTGGCGGAACGGTTCGGCGCGCACCCGGCGTACCCGGAAACCCGTGCCGCCAAGGGTGACCTGCACCCCTACCTGTGGGGAGCGGAGCCCGCGCAGACAGGCCGCTGGTCGCGGCTCAAGACCCGCGTCCAGGAGAGCGGGCTGCGCAACTCGCTGCTCGTGGCGATCGCGCCGACGGCGACGATCGCGTCCATCGCCGGCTGCTACGAGTGCATCGAGCCGCAGGTCTCCAATCTGTTCAAGCGCGAGACCATGTCGGGCGAGTTCCTCCAGGTCAACACCTATCTGGTACGCGAGCTCAAGGCCCGCGGCCTGTGGACGGCGCCGGTCCGCGACCGGATCAAGCGGGCCGAGGGCTCGGTGCAGCAGATCACCGAGCTGCCCGCCGAGGTGCGCGAGCTGTTCCGGACCGCGTGGGAGCTGCCGCAGCGGGCATTGATCGACCTGGCCGCGGCGCGGGCGCCGTACATCGATCAGTCGCAGTCGTTGAACCTGTTCTTGAGCGCACCGACCATCGGCAAGCTGTCGTCGATGTATCTCTACGCCTGGAAGTCGGGGCTGAAGACGAGCTATTACCTGCGCTCGCGCCCGGCGACGCGCATCCAGCAGGCGACGGTCGCGGTCACCCCCGCCGAGGTCTGCTCCCTGGAGAACCCCGAATCGTGTGAGGCCTGCCAGTGA
- a CDS encoding CehA/McbA family metallohydrolase: protein MAPERQVRRAAARREVLRLGGALAAGGLLAMATARSAAAGPAATPPVTTTFTGHSPPGFDQWEYVPFEVPAGVNRISVRRSYEPYVLVPGLLQNVLDIGIFGPAGWGPGAEDGFRGWSGGARDSFTLSASDATPGYLPGRIDPGRWAVALGPIVANPRGMDWQVDVTLEFGPEEPAFVPAPAPTRAAGRGAAWYRGDMHLHTVHSDGSGTQEQTAADARARGLDFFVSTEHNTRSANLTWGRYARDDLLIIGGEEVTTRHGHWLALGLPADRWVDWRYAPGDGLFAGYAASVRADGGLVVPAHPSSPGPGSTWEFGHEHVDGLEVWNGPWTIDDVNSVRIWDKLLRDGRRLAAFGNSDAHSPAAVAHPQTVVYAPELSRSAILAALRAGRSYLAGASAATLDLTAAAGERVAGPGQSLEVGDDTVEVTARVGGVPSSVVSLHTATGQVATGFVPASGAATLTWRTRGSSARYIRVEVQRPRPTPTTLTTMLLLSNPVWLHR, encoded by the coding sequence ATGGCTCCGGAACGCCAGGTACGGCGCGCGGCCGCCCGCCGCGAGGTGCTGCGTCTCGGTGGCGCCCTCGCCGCCGGCGGGTTGCTCGCGATGGCGACCGCCCGGAGTGCGGCCGCCGGCCCGGCCGCCACGCCGCCCGTGACCACCACCTTCACGGGGCACTCGCCGCCCGGGTTCGACCAGTGGGAATACGTGCCCTTCGAGGTGCCGGCCGGGGTGAACCGCATCTCGGTGCGCCGCTCGTACGAACCGTATGTTCTCGTTCCCGGTCTGCTCCAGAACGTGCTGGACATCGGGATCTTCGGCCCGGCCGGTTGGGGGCCCGGTGCCGAGGACGGCTTCCGGGGATGGTCCGGCGGCGCCCGCGACTCCTTCACTCTCTCCGCCTCCGACGCCACCCCCGGTTATCTGCCGGGCCGCATCGACCCGGGCCGGTGGGCGGTCGCCCTCGGCCCGATCGTCGCCAACCCGCGCGGCATGGACTGGCAGGTCGACGTCACGCTGGAATTCGGGCCGGAGGAGCCGGCGTTCGTGCCGGCGCCCGCGCCCACGCGCGCCGCCGGCCGGGGAGCGGCCTGGTATCGCGGGGACATGCACCTGCACACCGTGCATTCCGACGGCTCGGGCACCCAGGAGCAGACGGCCGCGGACGCCCGCGCCCGCGGTCTCGACTTCTTCGTCTCCACCGAGCACAACACCCGATCGGCGAACCTGACCTGGGGCCGCTACGCCCGCGACGACCTGCTCATCATCGGCGGCGAGGAGGTCACCACCCGGCACGGCCACTGGCTCGCCCTGGGTCTGCCCGCCGACCGCTGGGTGGACTGGCGGTACGCTCCCGGCGACGGGTTGTTCGCCGGCTACGCCGCGTCCGTACGCGCGGACGGCGGCCTCGTCGTGCCCGCGCATCCCAGCTCGCCGGGACCCGGCTCGACGTGGGAGTTCGGTCATGAGCACGTCGACGGCCTCGAGGTGTGGAACGGGCCGTGGACGATCGATGACGTCAATTCCGTACGGATCTGGGACAAACTGCTGCGCGACGGTCGCCGGTTGGCCGCGTTCGGCAACAGCGATGCGCACAGCCCGGCCGCCGTCGCGCATCCGCAGACGGTGGTGTACGCGCCCGAGCTGTCCCGGTCGGCGATCCTGGCGGCGCTGCGGGCGGGGCGCTCGTACCTCGCCGGGGCGTCCGCCGCCACGCTGGACCTGACCGCGGCCGCCGGGGAACGGGTCGCCGGCCCCGGGCAGTCGCTGGAGGTCGGCGACGACACCGTCGAGGTCACGGCGCGGGTCGGCGGGGTGCCCAGCTCCGTCGTCTCCCTGCACACCGCGACCGGCCAGGTGGCGACCGGCTTCGTCCCCGCCTCCGGCGCGGCCACGCTGACTTGGCGTACGCGCGGGAGCAGTGCCCGTTATATCCGCGTCGAGGTGCAGCGGCCGCGGCCCACGCCAACCACTCTGACCACCATGCTGTTGCTCAGCAACCCGGTCTGGCTGCACCGGTAG
- a CDS encoding VanZ family protein encodes MDVTYGYLFLPYASPAKMIRMRYQLNLALDRPGAVALLLCCAIAAGVLFWPVSRLFRWRPGWTLSAMLALAPILVFTVPLEAPGWQDGAVYRLAEYVRSFLHTATFQAEMQAFASSDERLANLLLFIPLGVAGALATRHALWTAAAGAALSFGIEGWQAVSGVRVASAADWIYNTGGVFIGAALGLLVLAARLLTRPDAVTPVSPATPAWSPTGDRTREFPRLHDLPAHQEPTLDLSRRPEEMTTASLRPLW; translated from the coding sequence ATGGATGTTACCTATGGCTATTTATTTCTGCCATACGCCTCGCCGGCCAAGATGATCCGCATGAGGTATCAGCTCAACCTGGCGCTCGACCGTCCCGGCGCGGTGGCACTGCTGCTCTGCTGCGCCATCGCGGCTGGTGTGCTGTTCTGGCCGGTGTCGCGGCTGTTCCGCTGGCGACCGGGCTGGACGCTGTCGGCGATGCTGGCACTGGCACCGATTCTGGTCTTCACCGTGCCCCTGGAGGCCCCCGGCTGGCAGGACGGCGCGGTCTACCGGCTCGCCGAGTACGTACGCTCGTTCCTGCACACGGCGACCTTCCAGGCCGAGATGCAGGCATTCGCCTCGAGCGACGAGCGGCTGGCCAACCTGCTGCTGTTCATCCCGCTGGGGGTGGCGGGCGCCCTCGCCACCCGCCACGCGCTGTGGACCGCCGCGGCGGGAGCCGCCCTCTCGTTCGGCATCGAGGGCTGGCAGGCGGTCAGCGGCGTCCGGGTCGCCTCGGCGGCAGACTGGATCTACAACACCGGCGGAGTGTTCATCGGCGCGGCCCTCGGCCTGCTCGTTCTGGCTGCCCGACTCCTGACACGACCGGACGCCGTCACCCCCGTGTCACCCGCAACGCCGGCGTGGTCCCCCACGGGGGACAGGACCCGCGAGTTTCCCCGCCTGCACGACCTGCCCGCACATCAGGAGCCGACGCTCGACCTCTCCCGCCGCCCCGAGGAGATGACCACCGCGAGCCTCAGGCCCCTTTGGTGA